A single window of Phormidium ambiguum IAM M-71 DNA harbors:
- a CDS encoding ATP-binding protein gives MSPLIFQIPQLPDLKSQKYLSLYGQGVRQKVLSSQKDFLLLLSDIGRIYHLTFSIRYRYLPELPFDQRLGIYLVVSQSLTNSTDTRASADIEKIITQGFLSQFYKIETKTQVPQIQNLNWVTHIGEAIKYEEIITARPKDSLETYKKGLPNYYVPLQWETDEANDMLVVSQAIASFNSPMMLEITLQPDTTSLQEKSSWINALDQMLSQLKQTGSLSSFSSSRNEDRNAQLVSRIYDKYQSSYLTESLYSYSIKVLGNDELAVRSVLGTLLLSGTKKSRYRTVILTPNHPAFPTSLTATQKGELSTIAQWEEWEKGLGEAEFGGDTVTGKGSVKVADLKPLHRCATLNEISGLFRLVVPSDAPVTGISQENDIASLGADKLWIDFGGHETNRPENTIQIALEQFNKHAFICGVPGSGKTTTAFNLLTQLWFYNIPFLVFEPAKTEYRSLLAIQPKDTSTFTPEQLQKLRLLTKELRVYTLGNDLISPFRFNPFQVSEGVPFYEHIGNLEACFRGALPLSGPLPALLSEALEEIYYDRKWTGNEEGTPENLSIPTMRDLYAKITALFETKDYAGEVKSNLKTALEVRIGSLLRRGVGAMLNTQRSSPTIADLLQYPTILELDYLNQDQANLMTLFLLTKIREYVKRQRTEKPGIPEHIILLEEAHNIVGRNLGIASAEDANTKQEAANYITRMLAEMRALREGIIIADQLPTTVAAEVVKNTNIKIAHRLVSADDRKDIGQAMLLDQSQMEEIARLKPGESFLYLEGWYRPHSVTITEENSGKKKLGIESSLTSSQIQGLLDSKFWYLQGKQTLLDSGIQEHSRLYEFYQSSLKNLNKEFKHIREQKEILEGNLSQLIQDTFHCLAGALKFTYSPLTISDDFSWILEEIEKPNNLENFGRMTAAKHNTLTTVLQLQIQVREQLNEFSQQVQAVENNYRHLKRFDYEQQWQEIESQYKYTRNQDNRLEGELKQLRKEESRYREQIERTLGQVMQILRKAKIEQDLKGHLSEKT, from the coding sequence ATGTCCCCCCTAATCTTCCAAATCCCCCAACTCCCCGACTTAAAATCACAAAAATACCTCTCCCTCTACGGACAAGGAGTGCGGCAAAAAGTCCTCAGTAGCCAAAAAGATTTTCTCCTATTACTCAGCGACATCGGACGAATTTATCACCTCACCTTTTCCATTCGCTATCGCTATCTCCCCGAATTACCTTTTGACCAAAGATTAGGCATTTATTTAGTAGTAAGTCAATCCCTCACCAATTCAACCGATACCCGCGCATCAGCAGATATTGAAAAAATTATCACCCAAGGATTCCTCAGCCAATTTTATAAAATAGAAACCAAAACTCAAGTACCGCAAATTCAAAACCTCAACTGGGTGACACATATCGGGGAAGCAATCAAATACGAAGAAATTATCACCGCCAGACCAAAAGATAGCCTGGAAACTTATAAAAAAGGACTGCCAAACTACTACGTACCCCTGCAATGGGAAACAGACGAAGCTAACGATATGTTAGTAGTTTCTCAGGCAATTGCCAGTTTCAACAGTCCGATGATGTTGGAAATCACCCTACAACCAGATACCACATCTTTACAAGAAAAATCTAGCTGGATTAACGCCCTAGACCAAATGCTATCGCAATTAAAACAAACTGGCAGTCTTTCCAGCTTCAGCAGTTCCAGAAATGAAGATAGAAACGCCCAATTAGTCTCCCGCATCTACGATAAATATCAATCTTCCTACCTAACAGAAAGCCTCTATAGCTACAGCATCAAAGTTCTAGGAAACGATGAACTAGCAGTTCGCAGTGTGTTAGGAACCTTACTGCTAAGTGGCACAAAAAAAAGTCGCTATCGTACCGTTATTTTAACTCCCAATCATCCAGCATTTCCAACCAGTCTCACTGCCACCCAGAAAGGTGAACTCTCCACAATTGCCCAATGGGAAGAATGGGAAAAAGGATTAGGAGAAGCAGAATTTGGTGGCGACACCGTAACTGGTAAAGGTAGTGTAAAAGTTGCAGATTTAAAACCTTTACACCGCTGCGCCACCCTAAACGAAATTAGCGGTTTATTTCGCCTCGTCGTTCCCAGCGATGCGCCAGTTACAGGAATTAGCCAAGAAAATGATATCGCCAGTTTAGGTGCAGACAAACTATGGATTGATTTTGGCGGACACGAAACTAATCGCCCGGAAAATACCATCCAAATTGCCCTCGAACAATTCAACAAACACGCCTTTATCTGTGGCGTTCCCGGTAGTGGCAAAACAACCACCGCATTTAATCTACTCACCCAACTATGGTTTTATAATATTCCATTTCTCGTCTTTGAACCAGCCAAAACCGAATATCGTTCTCTCTTAGCAATTCAACCCAAAGACACCAGTACCTTCACCCCCGAACAACTGCAAAAACTCCGCCTTCTCACCAAAGAGTTGCGAGTTTACACGCTAGGGAATGACCTAATTTCTCCCTTCCGCTTCAATCCCTTTCAAGTATCGGAAGGCGTGCCATTTTACGAACATATCGGCAACTTAGAAGCTTGTTTTCGCGGTGCTTTGCCTCTCTCTGGGCCGTTGCCAGCTTTGCTTTCCGAAGCTTTAGAAGAAATTTATTATGACCGAAAATGGACTGGCAATGAAGAGGGAACGCCGGAAAATTTGTCTATTCCCACCATGCGCGATTTATATGCGAAAATCACCGCTTTATTTGAAACCAAAGACTATGCAGGCGAAGTAAAATCTAACCTCAAAACTGCCTTAGAAGTCCGCATCGGCAGTTTGCTGCGTCGGGGTGTGGGCGCAATGTTAAATACCCAACGCAGTAGCCCCACAATTGCTGATTTATTGCAATATCCGACTATCTTGGAATTGGATTATTTGAACCAAGACCAAGCTAATTTGATGACGTTATTTTTATTGACGAAAATCAGAGAATATGTTAAACGGCAACGCACGGAAAAGCCGGGAATTCCCGAACATATCATTTTATTAGAAGAAGCCCATAATATAGTCGGACGCAACTTAGGTATCGCCTCCGCAGAAGATGCCAATACCAAACAAGAAGCCGCCAATTATATCACCCGAATGTTAGCAGAAATGCGGGCATTGCGAGAAGGAATTATTATTGCCGACCAATTGCCCACAACAGTAGCAGCAGAAGTGGTGAAAAATACTAACATTAAAATTGCTCACCGTTTAGTATCGGCAGATGACCGAAAAGATATCGGGCAAGCGATGCTTTTAGATCAATCGCAAATGGAAGAAATTGCCCGTCTGAAACCTGGGGAATCTTTCTTATATCTGGAAGGTTGGTATCGACCGCATTCAGTTACAATTACTGAAGAGAATAGCGGTAAAAAGAAACTGGGAATAGAAAGTTCTCTCACCAGCAGTCAAATTCAAGGCTTACTCGATTCAAAATTTTGGTATTTACAAGGAAAACAAACTCTACTAGATAGTGGTATCCAGGAACACAGCCGTTTATATGAATTTTATCAGTCAAGTCTGAAGAACTTGAACAAAGAATTTAAGCATATCAGGGAGCAAAAAGAAATTTTAGAAGGCAATCTTTCTCAGTTGATTCAAGATACGTTTCATTGCCTAGCAGGAGCGTTGAAATTTACTTATTCTCCTCTGACCATAAGCGATGATTTTTCTTGGATTTTGGAAGAAATAGAAAAACCAAACAATCTGGAAAATTTTGGGCGAATGACTGCTGCTAAACACAATACTCTAACTACAGTTTTGCAGCTGCAAATTCAAGTTAGAGAACAACTCAATGAGTTTAGTCAGCAAGTCCAAGCGGTTGAAAATAACTATAGACACTTAAAGAGATTTGATTACGAACAGCAATGGCAAGAGATAGAAAGCCAATATAAATATACGAGGAATCAAGATAATCGGTTGGAGGGAGAACTTAAGCAATTGAGAAAAGAAGAGTCGCGCTATCGGGAACAGATTGAACGAACCTTGGGACAGGTTATGCAAATTTTGAGAAAGGCTAAAATTGAACAAGATTTGAAAGGACATTTATCTGAAAAAACATGA
- a CDS encoding type IV secretory system conjugative DNA transfer family protein, with product MNFEIKFLFAQSNHVLAQTGSRTEQPTPISSVNLGGILQQYNNPEGYVTIGFFIFLLLLSRFMGNSKGKITTGKLCGTSEKMAASMLALKQIKERKHNKVTLWCGSPRYWWNGRRLRGLVANIQTALGNSPTVWLPHAERSILVIGAPGSGKTFSTIDRAIESAMVQGFPIIIYDKKGEQLKLHAPLAARYGYKVWTFAPGESYSGVINPLDFMKSPQDSVMAGEIGQVINRNASSGQGKSDEFFSKAGDLLAKALLQLVKGSKYPDMAMLYAIMRLPSLVKRIDYAIQSRQIDEWIATSFNQFLSAKEAEKTISGILTTAAGTFSSFIQADLLRAFLGESNIPTKIAGRQMIVFKLDDERRSVVGPLLAAAIHLLVVSNLSRPRQDPLIISLDEFPSIRLDRMPQWINEYRSNGACFILGIQSLEQLYEGYGEKMGAAIASACSTHILFNPGNTDTAKKYSERYGDKEVLIKSKSTSRSQGGQSQGSQSISWNESLQKMPLFSVDEILRFPQGRCVITNPGYSSGGEGSIPYALTIPIPLADLKRQGESEALWEEQVRPRLESRVQLASKEQLTAALYERIAEAERMLPLPDAGGNIPQESHPASSSRYESDPLDSVVKRSKRVFSTGGIGKR from the coding sequence ATGAATTTTGAAATCAAATTTTTATTTGCCCAATCTAACCACGTTCTAGCTCAAACTGGGAGCAGAACAGAGCAACCTACGCCAATATCATCAGTAAACTTGGGTGGTATCTTACAACAATACAATAATCCTGAAGGTTATGTAACTATCGGTTTTTTCATCTTTCTGCTTTTACTATCTCGCTTTATGGGAAATAGCAAAGGCAAGATTACCACCGGGAAGCTGTGCGGTACTTCGGAAAAAATGGCAGCTAGTATGTTGGCATTAAAACAAATCAAAGAGCGCAAACACAATAAAGTTACATTATGGTGTGGTAGTCCTCGGTATTGGTGGAATGGGAGAAGATTGAGGGGTTTAGTTGCTAATATTCAAACAGCTTTGGGTAATAGTCCGACTGTTTGGTTGCCTCATGCAGAACGCTCGATTTTAGTGATCGGTGCGCCCGGTTCCGGTAAAACTTTTTCGACAATAGATCGAGCAATTGAAAGCGCAATGGTGCAAGGATTTCCGATTATTATTTACGATAAAAAAGGGGAACAACTTAAGCTACACGCACCGTTAGCAGCACGTTACGGTTATAAAGTTTGGACGTTTGCACCGGGAGAATCTTATTCGGGTGTAATCAATCCTCTCGACTTTATGAAATCACCACAAGATTCGGTAATGGCAGGGGAAATCGGTCAAGTTATTAATCGAAATGCTAGTTCCGGTCAGGGAAAAAGTGATGAATTCTTCTCCAAAGCTGGCGACTTATTAGCTAAAGCATTGCTTCAGTTAGTTAAGGGTTCCAAATATCCAGATATGGCAATGCTTTATGCCATAATGAGGTTGCCAAGTTTAGTTAAACGCATCGATTATGCGATTCAATCTCGACAAATTGATGAATGGATTGCCACTAGTTTCAACCAGTTTTTGAGTGCTAAGGAAGCCGAAAAAACTATTTCGGGAATTCTAACGACGGCGGCGGGAACTTTCAGTAGTTTTATTCAAGCTGACTTATTACGAGCTTTTTTGGGAGAGTCGAATATCCCAACTAAAATAGCAGGTCGGCAGATGATTGTGTTCAAATTGGATGACGAACGGCGTTCTGTAGTTGGGCCATTATTAGCCGCTGCTATTCACTTACTTGTTGTTTCTAATTTAAGTCGTCCCCGCCAAGACCCCTTGATTATTTCCCTTGATGAATTTCCTTCAATTCGATTAGATAGGATGCCACAATGGATTAACGAATATCGTTCCAACGGTGCTTGTTTTATTTTAGGAATTCAAAGTTTGGAGCAACTTTACGAAGGATATGGTGAGAAAATGGGAGCAGCTATTGCTTCTGCTTGCAGTACTCACATTTTATTCAATCCTGGCAATACGGACACCGCCAAAAAGTACTCGGAACGCTATGGCGATAAAGAAGTGCTAATCAAAAGCAAGTCTACCAGTCGTTCTCAAGGTGGTCAGTCGCAGGGTAGTCAATCGATTAGTTGGAACGAATCACTGCAAAAGATGCCACTATTTTCGGTAGATGAAATATTGCGCTTTCCTCAAGGTCGATGCGTGATTACTAACCCCGGCTATAGTTCTGGTGGTGAAGGTTCGATTCCTTATGCTTTAACAATACCGATTCCTCTAGCTGATTTGAAACGTCAGGGTGAAAGTGAAGCGCTTTGGGAAGAACAGGTCAGACCACGATTGGAAAGCCGGGTGCAACTTGCTAGTAAGGAACAGCTTACTGCTGCTTTGTACGAGCGGATTGCTGAAGCCGAACGAATGTTGCCATTACCGGATGCGGGCGGTAATATTCCTCAAGAGTCGCATCCAGCTTCAAGTTCGAGGTATGAGTCTGACCCACTTGATTCTGTTGTTAAGCGTTCCAAACGAGTATTTTCCACTGGTGGAATTGGTAAGCGTTAG
- the vapC gene encoding type II toxin-antitoxin system tRNA(fMet)-specific endonuclease VapC produces the protein MIYLLDTNVCVRYLNGRSVPIREKILATNSQDIAVCSVVKFELFYGALRSNNPQRTLERQQQFLKRFVSLPFDDAAATIASRIRASLAASGTPIGVYDIPIAAIAMANNLILVTHNTEEFNRVEGLQIEDWETSSLSD, from the coding sequence ATGATTTATTTACTGGACACCAATGTTTGTGTTAGATACTTAAACGGTCGTTCTGTACCAATTCGAGAAAAAATACTGGCTACCAATTCTCAAGATATAGCCGTATGTTCGGTGGTAAAATTCGAGTTATTCTATGGAGCATTAAGAAGCAATAATCCACAACGTACTTTAGAAAGACAACAACAGTTCTTAAAGCGCTTTGTCTCTTTGCCTTTTGATGATGCAGCAGCAACTATTGCCTCTAGGATTCGTGCTAGTCTAGCTGCAAGTGGAACTCCTATTGGAGTTTATGATATCCCGATCGCAGCAATTGCAATGGCTAATAATTTAATTTTAGTTACTCACAATACAGAAGAATTTAATCGAGTAGAAGGGTTACAAATTGAGGATTGGGAAACTTCCTCGTTATCAGATTAA
- a CDS encoding ParB/RepB/Spo0J family partition protein: protein MLNGINTATCAANFVAALTPNPQINHQGLQMNQNEPILLSLGKEIQHIELERLKPHPRNEEIYGSCESIADLVELIKLKGHVQPLIIKADGTIISGHRRWRALTALGWKEAPVIVGDFETEEDELFVLFAENRHRQQTKVQRIREGMTVEPIARKLRDNHAAKEIFRAEQPMENFPLESLNLGLTAKEMQLTENIVAAIVGLGCGRNYRKGRTVVKAADRLRKDEPKLAQVWLDIINNRSVDAGYQIARMSENKQRETLEASAKLSPSSTSSSQQSKASISTSHNNLADEYSIGTWVIVNIPLFPLEKTPERKWNGFWGKISEVGVILKVDLGMEVVPLLPSDVELIENPTPSFCQVAERILRLQKFDTVHEFGKVILNRMQQTLLWDATTLAYLDAVEQIELARRAIEQAL, encoded by the coding sequence ATGCTAAACGGTATTAATACAGCAACCTGTGCTGCAAACTTTGTAGCAGCATTAACCCCCAATCCCCAAATAAACCACCAGGGGTTGCAAATGAATCAAAACGAGCCAATATTGCTCAGTTTGGGCAAAGAAATCCAACATATCGAGCTAGAACGACTCAAACCTCATCCTCGCAATGAGGAGATTTATGGAAGCTGCGAAAGTATTGCCGACTTAGTAGAGTTAATTAAACTTAAAGGGCACGTCCAGCCGCTAATCATAAAAGCAGATGGAACGATAATCAGCGGTCATCGTCGTTGGAGAGCGCTTACCGCGCTAGGGTGGAAAGAAGCACCAGTTATCGTTGGTGACTTCGAGACAGAAGAGGACGAACTGTTTGTCCTCTTCGCAGAAAACCGCCATCGCCAGCAAACGAAAGTGCAAAGAATCCGCGAAGGAATGACTGTCGAACCAATCGCCCGAAAGCTCAGGGATAATCATGCCGCCAAAGAAATTTTTCGTGCAGAGCAACCGATGGAAAATTTTCCATTGGAATCGCTTAACTTGGGATTGACTGCAAAGGAAATGCAACTAACGGAAAATATTGTGGCAGCTATAGTTGGTTTAGGTTGCGGGAGAAACTACAGGAAAGGGCGCACTGTGGTGAAAGCTGCCGATCGCTTGAGAAAAGATGAACCGAAATTGGCGCAAGTATGGCTTGATATAATTAACAATCGCAGTGTAGATGCGGGATACCAAATTGCCAGAATGTCAGAGAACAAACAAAGGGAAACTTTAGAAGCATCAGCCAAGCTTTCACCAAGTAGTACATCTAGTTCCCAGCAAAGCAAGGCTTCAATTTCAACTTCTCACAATAATTTAGCAGACGAGTATAGTATCGGGACTTGGGTAATAGTCAACATTCCTCTATTTCCCCTGGAAAAAACACCCGAAAGAAAGTGGAATGGATTTTGGGGGAAGATTAGCGAAGTAGGAGTGATACTCAAAGTTGATTTAGGAATGGAAGTAGTACCACTGCTACCATCAGATGTGGAATTAATAGAAAACCCCACACCTAGTTTTTGCCAAGTAGCCGAACGAATTTTAAGATTACAAAAGTTTGATACAGTGCATGAATTTGGCAAAGTTATCTTGAATAGAATGCAACAAACATTGCTCTGGGATGCTACAACCTTGGCTTATTTAGATGCTGTTGAACAGATTGAATTGGCACGGAGAGCGATCGAACAAGCATTATAG
- a CDS encoding toxin-antitoxin system protein: MARKRITISLDEDLLERIKLAAQKDDRKISNEVERILIKHYPPTENAPESALAK; encoded by the coding sequence ATGGCTAGAAAACGAATCACTATATCGTTGGATGAAGATTTGCTGGAGCGAATCAAACTGGCAGCGCAAAAGGACGATCGCAAAATCAGTAACGAGGTAGAGAGGATACTAATTAAGCACTATCCTCCTACTGAAAATGCGCCCGAATCCGCGTTAGCTAAGTGA
- a CDS encoding plasmid mobilization protein, with protein MPKRTAFIKVYVTEAEHQEIARRSRLAHMKISFYLRHLALSDNAITIIPQINEAAYRQLCEINQLLKVITTALPPEQLQEIHKEIQQIGFTLIGKNDSQTKKRKKR; from the coding sequence ATGCCCAAAAGAACAGCATTTATCAAAGTTTATGTAACCGAAGCAGAACATCAAGAGATAGCAAGACGCTCCCGATTAGCTCACATGAAGATTTCTTTTTATCTGCGGCACTTAGCTCTTAGCGACAATGCAATTACCATCATTCCCCAAATCAATGAAGCAGCTTATCGCCAACTGTGTGAAATTAATCAACTTCTGAAAGTTATCACTACTGCATTACCACCGGAACAACTCCAAGAAATCCACAAAGAAATTCAACAAATTGGTTTTACCTTAATTGGCAAAAATGATAGTCAAACTAAAAAAAGGAAAAAGCGCTAG